Proteins encoded in a region of the Mycobacterium branderi genome:
- a CDS encoding MFS transporter, with product MVDTFVRPDQRTDGLTALGSRRARIWTMAVACMGVSLVIASMVALNTALGDLAVATSATQSQLTWVVDGYTVVLACLLLPAGAIGDRYGRRGALLIGLATFAIASLAPTLFTTPLQIIVARGVAGAGAAFIMPATLSLLTAAYRNDERMKAVGIWAGVAGCGGVIGMLGSGALLYFWPWQSIFWAFTGGATLIFVLACTVSTSRDENATPLDWPGAALIGGAVAVFVFAVIQAPERGWSDPLVCGLMAASVVLAVVFGFVEVRRRHPLLDVRLFGRPDFATGAATITVFFMAMFGFFFVMMQYVQLVMGYTPVQTALAFSPLMLPMLTFSVLSQWYVPRLGLRLVVFIGLLLIAAGFLWVRVLHVNSPYWDMVGPLFVISSGIGLCTAPTTSAIMAAVPDEKQGVASAVNDATREVGAALGIALAGSILAARYSHLVTPHLHTLPEPLRGPVSHSLAQALEVSKTLGPQGEELAAVSRDAFLQAMDASFLVLAVVLAVAAALIGAWAPGRDGRQVRPVRQLTRRIRRPGGRT from the coding sequence GTGGTCGATACCTTCGTCCGGCCTGATCAGCGTACCGATGGACTGACCGCGCTCGGTTCACGCCGCGCCCGTATCTGGACAATGGCCGTCGCCTGTATGGGTGTGTCGCTGGTCATCGCCTCGATGGTGGCGCTCAACACGGCTCTGGGCGACCTCGCGGTGGCGACCTCGGCGACGCAATCCCAGCTGACGTGGGTGGTCGACGGTTACACGGTGGTGCTGGCCTGCCTGCTGTTGCCCGCCGGGGCCATCGGCGACCGCTACGGCCGGCGTGGGGCGCTGCTGATCGGCCTGGCGACATTCGCGATCGCATCGCTAGCACCGACCTTGTTCACCACTCCCCTGCAGATCATTGTGGCGCGCGGAGTGGCCGGCGCCGGTGCGGCATTCATCATGCCTGCCACCCTGTCGCTGTTGACCGCCGCTTACCGCAACGACGAACGCATGAAGGCGGTAGGCATCTGGGCGGGTGTGGCGGGTTGCGGTGGGGTCATCGGGATGCTCGGATCCGGTGCGCTGCTGTACTTCTGGCCGTGGCAGTCCATTTTCTGGGCATTCACCGGCGGTGCGACGCTGATCTTCGTGTTGGCGTGCACGGTGTCGACCTCCCGCGACGAGAATGCCACTCCGCTCGACTGGCCGGGTGCGGCCCTGATCGGCGGCGCCGTCGCGGTTTTCGTCTTCGCCGTCATCCAGGCACCCGAACGGGGCTGGAGCGACCCATTGGTTTGCGGTTTGATGGCCGCCAGCGTGGTATTGGCGGTGGTCTTCGGATTTGTCGAGGTGCGACGCCGTCATCCCCTGCTCGATGTTCGGCTGTTCGGCAGGCCCGACTTCGCCACTGGCGCAGCGACAATCACCGTCTTCTTCATGGCGATGTTCGGCTTCTTCTTCGTCATGATGCAGTACGTCCAGTTGGTAATGGGCTATACCCCCGTTCAGACCGCATTGGCGTTCAGCCCGTTGATGCTGCCGATGCTGACGTTTTCGGTGCTGTCTCAGTGGTATGTGCCTCGTCTTGGTCTGCGGCTGGTGGTGTTCATCGGCTTGCTGTTGATAGCGGCCGGATTTCTGTGGGTCCGTGTGCTCCACGTCAATTCGCCGTATTGGGACATGGTGGGCCCGTTGTTCGTGATCAGCAGCGGGATCGGCTTGTGTACCGCGCCGACCACGTCGGCCATCATGGCGGCGGTGCCCGACGAGAAGCAGGGTGTCGCGTCGGCGGTCAACGACGCCACCCGCGAGGTGGGCGCGGCACTCGGGATCGCCCTGGCCGGTTCGATTCTGGCCGCACGCTACAGCCACCTTGTCACGCCGCATCTGCACACACTTCCCGAACCGCTGCGCGGCCCGGTGTCTCATTCGCTGGCTCAGGCGCTGGAGGTCTCCAAAACCCTTGGCCCGCAAGGTGAAGAATTAGCTGCCGTCAGTCGCGACGCCTTCCTGCAGGCCATGGACGCATCGTTTCTGGTGCTGGCAGTCGTTCTCGCCGTCGCGGCCGCGTTGATCGGCGCGTGGGCGCCGGGACGCGATGGCCGGCAAGTGCGCCCGGTGCGCCAACTCACTCGACGAATTCGGCGGCCCGGTGGCCGAACATGA
- the mftG gene encoding mycofactocin dehydrogenase MftG — MTTAALHSDVLIIGAGSAGSVVAERLSADPSRTVTVVEAGVGAADPAVQDQIANGLQLPIGAASPLAHRYVTTLTEQWIRRVHIVRGAVVGGSGAVNGGYFCRGLPRDFDNIGLPGWSWPDVLGHFRAIETDLDFRDPLHGENGPIQVRRSHQISDTTARFVDGALRTGFPWIADLNGADSVPGIGAVPLNIVDGVRTGPGAAFLQPALRRPNLTLLARTRTVRVRFSQSRAVGVDAMAAGGPVSLDADRIVLCAGAIETAHLLMLSGVGAASDLRRAGIPVQVSLPVGKRFADHPEWVLRTDWTVAPKRPVLEVVLSTVDDLEIRPYTGGFVAMVGDGTAGHPDWPHIGVALMQPRARGRITVASADYRVPPLIEHRYDSDPHDVALLQRGSELVRELVGRTTKVGAPAWSTSQHLCGTAPMGDDADDSAVLDSRCRVRGVDGLWVIDGSALPNITSRGPHASIVMFGHRAAEFVE, encoded by the coding sequence TTGACGACAGCCGCCCTGCACAGCGATGTGCTGATCATCGGTGCGGGCAGCGCTGGATCGGTTGTCGCCGAGCGGCTTTCCGCCGACCCGAGCCGTACCGTCACGGTGGTCGAAGCGGGTGTGGGCGCCGCTGATCCCGCCGTGCAGGACCAGATCGCCAATGGCCTGCAGTTGCCGATCGGCGCGGCCAGTCCGCTGGCGCACCGCTATGTGACCACGTTGACCGAGCAGTGGATACGACGGGTGCACATCGTCCGGGGGGCCGTGGTGGGCGGGTCCGGCGCGGTCAACGGCGGTTACTTCTGCCGCGGGTTGCCCCGCGACTTCGACAACATCGGTCTTCCGGGCTGGTCCTGGCCCGACGTGCTCGGTCATTTCCGCGCAATCGAAACGGACCTGGATTTTCGCGATCCGCTGCACGGCGAGAACGGTCCCATCCAAGTCCGTCGCTCTCATCAAATAAGCGACACCACAGCACGATTCGTCGATGGCGCGCTACGCACGGGATTTCCGTGGATTGCCGACCTCAACGGGGCAGACAGCGTGCCCGGAATCGGTGCGGTGCCGCTCAACATCGTCGACGGTGTACGAACCGGGCCCGGAGCCGCGTTTTTGCAACCTGCTTTGCGGCGGCCGAACCTCACGTTGCTCGCGCGCACGCGGACGGTTCGGGTGCGATTCAGCCAGAGCCGGGCGGTCGGCGTTGATGCGATGGCTGCCGGCGGGCCGGTGTCCCTGGATGCCGACCGTATCGTGTTGTGTGCCGGTGCGATTGAGACCGCGCACCTACTCATGCTGTCGGGGGTGGGCGCCGCGTCAGATCTGCGCCGTGCGGGCATCCCGGTGCAGGTGTCGCTGCCGGTCGGCAAGCGATTCGCCGACCACCCCGAATGGGTGTTGCGAACCGACTGGACGGTGGCCCCGAAGCGCCCGGTGCTCGAGGTGGTGTTGAGCACCGTCGACGATCTCGAGATCCGGCCTTACACCGGTGGATTCGTCGCAATGGTGGGCGACGGCACCGCCGGTCATCCCGACTGGCCGCACATCGGGGTGGCGCTGATGCAACCACGGGCTCGGGGCCGAATCACGGTGGCCTCGGCCGATTATCGGGTTCCTCCGCTCATCGAGCATCGTTACGACAGCGACCCGCACGACGTCGCGCTGCTGCAGCGCGGCAGCGAACTGGTCCGCGAATTGGTAGGTCGGACAACCAAAGTCGGAGCACCGGCTTGGTCGACGTCACAACATCTGTGTGGAACGGCGCCGATGGGCGACGACGCCGACGACTCCGCTGTGCTGGACTCGCGCTGCCGGGTGCGCGGCGTCGACGGCCTGTGGGTGATCGACGGCTCCGCACTGCCGAACATCACCAGCCGCGGACCGCACGCCAGCATCGTCATGTTCGGCCACCGGGCCGCCGAATTCGTCGAGTGA
- the mftF gene encoding mycofactocin biosynthesis glycosyltransferase MftF (Members of this protein family, MftF, are glycosyltransferases, members of PF00535 (glycosyl transferase family 2). The encoding gene is found as part of the mycofactocin cassette, in Mycobacterium tuberculosis, many other Actinobacteria, and occasional members of other lineages. Mycofactocin itself, a putative redox carrier, is a heavily modified derivative of the C-terminal Val-Tyr dipeptide of the mycofactocin precursor MftA (TIGR03969).), with amino-acid sequence MTQTRLPDGFAVQVDRRVRVLGHGSALLGGSPTRLLRLAPAAQDMLADGRLKVHDAVSAELARTLLDATVAHPRPAGGPSHRDVTVVIPVRDNVSGLRRLLASLRGLRVIVVDDGSIQPINRDDFTDAHCDIEVLRHAVSKGPAAARNTGLAACTTDFVAFLDSDVVPRRGWLEALLGHFCDPTVALVAPRIIGLAQSDHLVARYEAVRSSLDLGQHEAPVVPYTNVAYVPSAAIICRRSTLREVGGFDESLHSGEDVDLCWRLVEAGARLRYEPIALVAHDHRTDLRNWVARKAFYGGSAAPLSARHPDKTAPLVISGWALAAWILMTVGSGLGYLASLLIAAVTGRKIAKTLEGPDTQIWDVLAVATRGLWSAALQLASAICRHYWPVALLAAIVSRHCRRVVVIAAIVDGVVDWLRRRGATDDDAKPIGLLTYLLLKRVDDLAYGIGLWCGVVRERTIGPLKPQIRV; translated from the coding sequence ATGACCCAGACCCGGTTGCCGGACGGGTTTGCTGTGCAGGTCGACAGACGCGTGCGCGTGCTCGGCCATGGCTCGGCTCTGCTGGGCGGGTCGCCCACCCGGCTGCTGCGGTTGGCGCCGGCCGCGCAGGACATGCTTGCCGACGGCCGGCTGAAGGTCCACGACGCGGTCAGCGCCGAGCTGGCGCGCACCCTGCTGGACGCGACGGTGGCCCATCCCAGGCCAGCCGGCGGCCCGTCGCATCGCGATGTCACTGTGGTAATTCCGGTGCGGGACAACGTATCTGGGTTGCGGCGCTTGCTGGCATCGCTGCGCGGCCTGCGTGTCATCGTCGTCGACGACGGCTCGATCCAGCCGATCAACCGGGACGACTTCACCGACGCGCACTGTGACATCGAGGTGCTGCGCCACGCCGTGAGCAAAGGGCCCGCGGCGGCGCGCAACACCGGACTAGCCGCCTGCACCACCGACTTCGTCGCATTCCTGGACTCCGACGTGGTCCCGCGCCGTGGCTGGCTGGAAGCCCTGCTCGGCCACTTCTGCGACCCCACCGTGGCGCTGGTTGCCCCGCGCATCATCGGCCTGGCCCAAAGTGACCATCTGGTGGCACGCTACGAGGCGGTGCGTTCGTCGCTGGATCTGGGCCAGCACGAGGCGCCCGTCGTCCCCTACACGAATGTCGCGTACGTTCCCAGTGCGGCGATCATTTGCCGGCGATCGACGCTGCGCGAGGTCGGTGGGTTCGACGAAAGTCTGCACTCCGGTGAGGATGTCGACCTCTGCTGGCGGCTGGTGGAAGCCGGTGCGCGGCTGCGGTACGAGCCAATTGCGTTGGTGGCACACGATCATCGCACCGATTTGCGGAATTGGGTTGCGCGCAAAGCATTTTACGGTGGCTCGGCCGCTCCGCTGTCGGCGCGCCACCCCGACAAGACGGCGCCGTTGGTGATCTCCGGCTGGGCGCTGGCGGCCTGGATCCTGATGACGGTCGGCTCGGGACTGGGTTACCTGGCATCGCTGTTGATAGCCGCCGTGACCGGTCGCAAGATCGCCAAGACCCTGGAGGGCCCCGACACGCAGATCTGGGACGTGCTGGCGGTGGCCACCCGCGGGCTCTGGTCGGCGGCGCTGCAGCTGGCGTCGGCGATCTGCCGCCACTACTGGCCCGTCGCGCTGCTCGCCGCCATCGTGTCCCGACATTGCCGCCGGGTGGTGGTGATCGCCGCCATTGTCGACGGCGTGGTGGACTGGCTGCGGCGCAGAGGAGCCACCGACGACGACGCCAAACCGATCGGGCTGCTGACCTACCTACTGCTCAAACGCGTCGACGATCTGGCGTATGGGATCGGGTTGTGGTGCGGAGTCGTGCGGGAACGCACTATCGGGCCGCTCAAGCCGCAGATCCGGGTCTGA
- the mftE gene encoding mycofactocin biosynthesis peptidyl-dipeptidase MftE has product MNSSYHRRVAVLGELGSTTSNQLHGMSAAVMVPVGSTEQHGPHLPLDTDTRIAGAVARAVATRLLEASDRLQWLVAPAIGYGDSGEHQSFPGTISIGTEALATLLVEFGRSATCWAQRLLFVNGHGGNVVALDRAVRLLRSEGRDAAWCACTASGADAHAGHTETSVLLHISPADVLTDRWCAGNGAPLADLLPSMRSGGVAAVSEVGVLGDPTTATAAEGERIFTEMVDGCARRVARWTPGADGMLT; this is encoded by the coding sequence GTGAATTCGTCCTACCATCGGCGAGTGGCCGTCCTCGGCGAACTTGGCAGCACGACGTCGAACCAGCTACACGGCATGTCGGCGGCGGTGATGGTCCCAGTGGGATCCACCGAACAGCACGGGCCGCACCTGCCGCTGGACACCGACACCCGGATCGCCGGCGCGGTCGCACGAGCGGTCGCTACCCGCCTCCTCGAAGCATCCGATCGGCTGCAGTGGCTGGTGGCACCGGCCATCGGCTACGGCGACAGCGGCGAGCACCAGAGCTTCCCCGGAACGATCTCCATCGGCACCGAGGCGCTGGCCACGCTGCTCGTCGAGTTCGGCAGGTCGGCGACCTGCTGGGCGCAGCGGCTGCTCTTCGTCAACGGCCACGGCGGCAACGTCGTCGCCTTGGACCGCGCGGTACGCCTGTTGCGATCGGAAGGACGCGACGCCGCCTGGTGTGCTTGCACGGCCAGCGGCGCCGACGCGCACGCAGGGCACACCGAAACATCGGTATTGCTGCATATTTCGCCCGCAGACGTGCTCACCGACCGGTGGTGTGCGGGAAACGGCGCCCCGTTGGCCGACCTGCTACCGTCGATGCGAAGTGGGGGAGTCGCGGCGGTCAGCGAGGTGGGCGTGTTGGGGGATCCGACGACGGCGACCGCGGCCGAGGGGGAACGGATCTTCACCGAGATGGTCGACGGTTGCGCGCGCCGGGTCGCGCGCTGGACACCAGGCGCCGACGGGATGCTGACATGA
- the mftD gene encoding pre-mycofactocin synthase MftD (MftD, an enzyme found in the mycofactocin biosynthesis locus, performs an oxidative deamination of 3-amino-5-[(p-hydroxyphenyl)methyl]-4,4-dimethyl-2-pyrrolidinone (AHDP). The resulting compound, now called pre-mycofactocin (PMFT), is a biologically active redox cofactor that can oxidize the non-exchangeable NADH of TIGR03971 family SDR-type oxidoreductases.) produces MQRKPGAVVSAWFETVAVAQQRAKRRLPKSVYAALIAASEKGITVADNVEAFSELGFAPHVVGAVEKRELATTVMGQDISLPVIISPTGVQAVHPDGEVAVARAAAARGTAMGLSSFASKPIEDVIAANPKLFFQVYWLGGREAIAERVERARAAGAVGLIVTTDWTFSHGRDWGSPKIPEQMNLATILRLSPQAVTRPAWLWQWGKTLRPPNLRVPNQAPKGEPGPPFFAAYGEWMGTPPPTWEDIAWLRELWGGPFMLKGVMRVDDAKRAVDAGVSAISVSNHGGNNLDGTPAAIRALPAVADAVGDQIEVLLDGGIRRGSDVVKALALGARAVMIGRAYLWGLAAAGQPGVENVLDILRAGIDCALMGLGHGAVHDLSPDDIVVPPEFARALGVPASGGA; encoded by the coding sequence CTGCAACGAAAGCCCGGTGCAGTCGTGAGCGCATGGTTCGAGACGGTCGCCGTCGCGCAGCAGCGCGCCAAGCGGCGGCTGCCGAAGTCGGTCTACGCCGCGCTGATCGCGGCCAGCGAAAAGGGCATCACCGTCGCCGACAACGTCGAGGCATTCAGCGAGCTGGGATTCGCGCCGCATGTGGTCGGCGCGGTCGAAAAGCGCGAACTGGCGACTACCGTTATGGGACAAGACATTTCGTTGCCGGTGATCATCTCGCCCACCGGGGTGCAGGCCGTGCACCCGGACGGCGAGGTGGCCGTGGCCCGGGCCGCCGCCGCGCGCGGCACCGCGATGGGATTGTCCTCGTTTGCCAGTAAGCCGATCGAGGACGTCATCGCCGCCAACCCCAAACTGTTCTTCCAGGTGTACTGGCTCGGCGGGCGCGAGGCGATCGCGGAGCGCGTCGAGCGGGCCCGCGCGGCCGGCGCCGTCGGGCTGATCGTCACCACCGACTGGACGTTCTCGCACGGGCGGGACTGGGGCAGCCCCAAGATCCCCGAGCAGATGAACCTGGCGACCATCCTGCGGCTGTCCCCGCAGGCCGTCACCCGCCCGGCCTGGCTCTGGCAATGGGGCAAGACGCTGCGCCCGCCGAACTTGCGGGTGCCCAACCAGGCGCCCAAAGGCGAGCCCGGTCCGCCGTTCTTCGCCGCCTACGGGGAGTGGATGGGCACCCCACCACCCACGTGGGAAGACATCGCGTGGCTGCGCGAACTGTGGGGCGGGCCGTTCATGCTCAAAGGCGTGATGCGGGTCGACGACGCGAAAAGGGCTGTGGACGCCGGTGTTTCGGCGATTTCGGTGTCCAACCACGGTGGCAACAACCTCGACGGTACCCCGGCGGCGATCCGTGCCCTGCCGGCGGTGGCCGACGCGGTCGGTGATCAGATCGAGGTGTTGCTGGACGGTGGCATCCGGCGCGGCAGCGACGTCGTCAAGGCGTTGGCGCTGGGTGCGCGTGCGGTGATGATCGGTCGCGCCTACCTGTGGGGCCTGGCCGCCGCCGGACAACCTGGGGTGGAGAACGTGCTCGACATCCTCCGGGCCGGCATCGACTGCGCGCTGATGGGGCTCGGCCACGGCGCCGTGCACGACCTGAGTCCGGACGACATCGTGGTCCCGCCGGAGTTTGCCCGAGCGCTCGGAGTGCCCGCGTCGGGCGGAGCCTGA
- the mftC gene encoding mycofactocin radical SAM maturase (MftC is a radical SAM/SPASM enzyme that catalyzes the first two steps in biosynthesis of the electron carrier mycofactocin from the terminal Val-Tyr dipeptide of the precursor peptide MftA.): MTTVVPRLIEQFEQGLDAPICLTWELTYACNLACVHCLSSSGKRDPRELSTRQCKDIIDELERMQVFYVNIGGGEPTVRPDFWELVDYATAHHVGVKFSTNGVRITPEVAARLAASDYVDVQISLDGATAEVNDAVRGPGSYAMAIRALENLAAAGFADAKISVVVTRHNVDQLDEFAALASRYGATLRITRLRPSGRGADVWDELHPTAAQQVQLYDWLVAKGERVLTGDSFFHLSALGEPGALAGLNMCGAGRVVCLIDPVGDVYACPFAIHDRFLAGNVLSDGGFDNVWKNAPLFRELREPQSAGACGSCGHYDSCRGGCMAAKFFTGLPMDGPDPECVQGHGAPALARDRDKPRPAGDHSRRAPVPLTLSTRPPRRICNESPVQS, encoded by the coding sequence ATGACAACTGTCGTCCCGCGGCTGATCGAGCAATTCGAGCAGGGCCTCGACGCACCCATCTGTCTGACCTGGGAGCTGACCTACGCCTGCAATCTGGCGTGCGTGCACTGCCTGTCGTCGTCGGGCAAGCGCGATCCGCGCGAGCTGTCCACCCGGCAATGCAAGGACATCATCGACGAGCTCGAACGCATGCAGGTGTTCTACGTCAACATCGGCGGCGGGGAACCCACTGTGCGGCCGGACTTTTGGGAGCTGGTCGACTACGCCACCGCGCACCACGTCGGTGTCAAGTTCTCCACCAACGGGGTGCGGATCACCCCCGAGGTGGCCGCGCGGCTGGCCGCCAGCGACTACGTCGACGTGCAGATCTCGCTCGACGGCGCAACTGCGGAGGTCAACGACGCCGTGCGCGGACCCGGCTCGTACGCCATGGCCATCCGCGCGCTGGAGAACCTGGCTGCCGCCGGCTTCGCCGACGCCAAGATCTCGGTGGTGGTCACCCGCCACAACGTCGACCAGCTCGACGAATTCGCCGCGCTGGCAAGCCGTTACGGTGCCACGCTGCGCATCACAAGGCTGCGGCCGTCGGGCCGCGGCGCCGACGTGTGGGACGAGTTGCACCCGACCGCCGCCCAGCAGGTGCAGCTGTACGACTGGCTGGTGGCCAAGGGGGAGCGGGTGCTGACCGGCGACTCCTTCTTCCACCTGTCGGCGCTCGGCGAACCCGGCGCACTGGCCGGCCTCAACATGTGCGGGGCCGGCCGGGTGGTCTGCCTGATCGACCCGGTCGGCGACGTCTATGCCTGTCCCTTCGCCATCCATGACCGATTCCTCGCCGGAAATGTGCTGTCCGACGGGGGGTTTGACAATGTGTGGAAGAACGCGCCGCTGTTCCGCGAACTCCGCGAACCACAGTCCGCGGGTGCCTGCGGAAGCTGCGGGCATTACGACAGCTGCCGCGGCGGCTGCATGGCCGCGAAGTTCTTCACCGGCCTGCCGATGGACGGCCCGGACCCGGAATGCGTGCAAGGCCACGGCGCGCCGGCGCTGGCCCGCGACCGCGACAAACCCCGCCCGGCCGGTGACCACTCCCGCCGCGCTCCGGTGCCGCTGACCCTGTCCACGCGTCCACCGCGACGCATCTGCAACGAAAGCCCGGTGCAGTCGTGA
- the mftB gene encoding mycofactocin biosynthesis chaperone MftB (MftB, a small protein, is a peptide chaperone that assists the radical SAM enzyme MftC in performing two modifications to the C-terminal Val-Tyr dipeptide of the mycofactocin precursor peptide, MftA. MftB's role is analogous to the role of PqqD in the biosynthesis of PQQ, a cofactor that derives entirely from a Tyr and a Glu in the precursor PqqA.) produces the protein MRGLLTVPSPPGGFDPDAGWRLHPQVAVRPEPFGALLYHFGTRKLSFLKNRTILAVVQSLADHTDVWAACRAAGVADGEQRPYMHALGVLADSNMLVRKEIQ, from the coding sequence GTGCGGGGTCTACTGACCGTGCCCAGCCCGCCGGGCGGGTTCGATCCCGACGCCGGCTGGCGGTTGCACCCGCAAGTGGCAGTGCGCCCGGAACCGTTCGGCGCACTGCTCTATCACTTCGGTACCCGCAAGCTGTCGTTTTTGAAGAACCGCACCATCCTCGCGGTGGTGCAGTCGCTGGCCGATCACACCGACGTCTGGGCCGCCTGCCGCGCGGCGGGGGTCGCCGACGGCGAGCAGCGGCCCTATATGCACGCGCTGGGTGTGCTGGCCGACTCGAACATGCTGGTGCGCAAGGAGATTCAATGA
- the mftA gene encoding mycofactocin precursor MftA (Mycofactocin is a small molecule electron carrier derived from the final two amino acids, Val-Tyr, of MftA, the mycofactocin precursor. It plays a role in redox homeostasis and the metabolism of alcohols and aldehydes in Actinobacteria, including Mycobacterium tuberculosis.) gives MEPNNQIDTDTELVTETLVEEVSIDGMCGVY, from the coding sequence ATGGAGCCCAACAACCAGATCGACACCGACACCGAGCTGGTCACCGAGACCCTGGTGGAAGAGGTGTCCATCGACGGGATGTGCGGGGTCTACTGA
- the mftR gene encoding mycofactocin system transcriptional regulator (MftR, the mycofactocin system transcriptional regulator, is an uncharacterized TetR family DNA-binding transcription factor. Its role is inferred by context. It occurs as part of the biosynthesis locus for mycofactocin, a partially characterized electron carrier derived from the terminal Val-Tyr dipeptide of the precursor peptide MftA, through a radical SAM enzyme-mediated process.), whose amino-acid sequence MLTQSRVGRRRSTTPHHITDVALGLFAARGFAEVSVDDVAAAAGIARRTLFRYYASKNAIPWGDFDAHLQHLRELLNQVDADVPLGEALRSALLAFNTFDESETARHRQRMRVILQTAELQAYSMTMYAGWRAVIAEFVAHRTGVEPHDLLPQTVAWTMLGVALSAYEHWLDDESVSLPQALGNAFDVVGAGLDRLGR is encoded by the coding sequence ATGCTGACTCAGTCGCGGGTGGGCCGGCGCCGCTCTACGACGCCGCACCACATCACCGACGTCGCCCTCGGCTTGTTCGCTGCCCGCGGTTTCGCGGAGGTCAGCGTCGACGACGTCGCGGCAGCCGCCGGCATCGCCCGCCGAACCCTGTTCCGCTACTACGCGTCCAAGAACGCGATCCCCTGGGGCGACTTCGACGCCCATTTGCAGCATTTGCGGGAGCTGCTCAACCAGGTCGACGCCGACGTGCCGCTCGGCGAGGCGTTGCGCTCAGCGCTGTTGGCGTTCAACACCTTCGACGAGTCGGAGACCGCCCGGCACCGGCAGCGCATGCGGGTGATCCTGCAAACCGCTGAGCTGCAAGCGTATTCGATGACGATGTATGCCGGTTGGCGTGCGGTCATCGCCGAGTTCGTCGCGCACCGAACGGGTGTCGAACCGCACGATCTACTGCCCCAAACCGTCGCGTGGACCATGCTCGGAGTGGCGTTGAGCGCCTACGAGCATTGGCTCGACGACGAATCCGTGTCGTTGCCGCAGGCCCTCGGGAATGCGTTCGACGTCGTGGGCGCCGGGCTGGACCGACTGGGCCGGTGA